A part of Rattus rattus isolate New Zealand chromosome 4, Rrattus_CSIRO_v1, whole genome shotgun sequence genomic DNA contains:
- the LOC116898360 gene encoding alpha-enolase-like has protein sequence MAGLGLSKTMIMFKPFCPYCLFSFPIYFTRYRKRFVVTDILGESDTEQRGQERKSPGDAWQKFTATAGIQVVGDDLTVTNPKRIAKAAGEKSCNCLLLKVNQIGSVTESLQACKLAQSNGWGVMVSHRSGETEDTFIADLVVGLCTGQIKTGAPCRSERLAKYNQILRIEEELGSKAKFAGRSFRNPLAK, from the exons ATGGCTGGTCTTGGTCTTTCGAAGACCATGATCATGTTTAAGCCTTTCTGCCCCTACTGCTTGTTCtcctttcctatttatttcaCTAGATACAGAAAGAGGTTTG TGGTAACTGATATACTTGGCGAGtcagacacagaacagagaggacaggaaagaaagagccCAGGTGATGCTTGGCAGAAGTTCACAGCTACTGCAGGCATCCAGGTCGTGGGGGATGACCTCACAGTGACCAACCCTAAGCGGATCGCCAAAGCTGCAGGCGAGAAGTCCTGCAACTGCCTCCTGCTCAAAGTGAACCAGATTGGCTCTGTGACCGAGTCTCTGCAGGCGTGTAAGCTGGCCCAGTCCAATGGCTGGGGTGTCATGGTGTCCCATCgatctggggagactgaggacaCTTTCATTGCCGACCTGGTGGTGGGGCTCTGCACTGGGCAGATCAAGACTGGTGCCCCCTGCCGATCTGAGCGCCTGGCCAAGTACAATCAGATCCTTAGAATCGAGGAGGAGCTGGGCAGCAAAGCCAAGTTTGCCGGCAGGTCCTTCAGGAACCCCCTGGCCAAGTAA